The Flavobacterium piscisymbiosum genome includes a region encoding these proteins:
- a CDS encoding T9SS type A sorting domain-containing protein — MKKNDFQFSTKLKLCLLSFILILMGYRSNAQEITGLNPYCVASNPSYSVVAPSVPYDEVVWSCTDPLVTFSGNPSPLTLFKVLYKYPGFIAGGEILKVEFKSGGTVVAVKQITFVAPEVPVQPNYLVTKTNDYCTSQYHIITLTVTTDPNPSPNTNFSIAPRVPDPSIIVTQTSKNVFELKLPLNGQSYFLYDVTSTTSLSGCQSNTVSSTTYSNSVSLNLTGCINNTPNPGPNYEFTVSPNPYSDGYITIVATAVSSQAPATCRIYNSSGALKFTFSLLGPSTYIPLRTAIGPSLTAGIYIVQVTYPNGTVKTKNLVVN, encoded by the coding sequence ATGAAAAAAAATGACTTTCAATTTTCAACCAAACTAAAACTTTGTTTATTAAGTTTTATTTTAATTTTAATGGGCTATCGGTCAAATGCTCAGGAAATTACAGGCTTAAATCCTTATTGTGTAGCCTCAAATCCTTCTTATTCAGTGGTAGCACCAAGTGTACCTTATGATGAGGTAGTGTGGTCTTGTACAGATCCACTGGTAACCTTTTCAGGAAATCCATCGCCTTTGACGCTTTTTAAAGTTTTGTATAAGTACCCGGGATTTATTGCCGGAGGAGAAATTCTCAAAGTAGAATTTAAAAGCGGAGGTACGGTTGTAGCAGTAAAACAAATTACATTCGTTGCGCCAGAAGTGCCTGTACAGCCTAATTACCTTGTAACAAAAACAAATGATTATTGTACCAGTCAATATCATATTATAACATTAACCGTAACAACAGATCCAAATCCAAGCCCAAACACAAATTTTTCAATCGCACCAAGAGTGCCGGATCCCAGTATTATAGTAACACAAACCTCAAAAAATGTATTTGAATTAAAATTACCATTAAACGGGCAATCTTATTTTTTGTATGATGTAACAAGTACAACATCACTATCAGGATGTCAGTCGAATACTGTATCGTCGACCACATATAGTAATTCGGTTTCGTTAAACTTAACAGGTTGTATAAATAACACGCCAAATCCGGGTCCAAATTATGAATTTACGGTATCGCCAAATCCGTATAGTGATGGATATATTACTATCGTAGCAACTGCAGTTTCATCGCAAGCTCCGGCAACTTGTAGAATTTATAATAGTTCAGGTGCTTTAAAATTTACATTTTCATTATTGGGTCCAAGTACCTATATTCCGCTCAGAACGGCTATAGGGCCATCTTTGACTGCAGGAATTTATATTGTTCAGGTAACGTATCCAAATGGAACGGTAAAAACTAAAAATTTAGTTGTGAATTAA